The DNA sequence catgtctttatgctttctgtaggttggttattcaaccaccttttagcttgatcttttacagcaaatggaaacagtaatagtctgtagacatcctgatccacctctttatcatgtactgtgtcagcaatttgtaagaactgtgccagaaactcagtaggttcttcctgtggaagacctgaatactggcaattttgctgcactatgataatgagttgaggatttagctcaaagctgcttgctttgatgggaggtgtacagatgctactcccatatgcagctgtaatggggttagcatatgaccccagagtccttttggactgatcaatcccacttaggtccataatggacaagagggaaatgataatgattgcaaacagataaattttgtttttcttttatttttgagttaaacgaaaaaaaataaaataaaacaaaagaaaattaaaataaaaattcgaaaatcaaaaaagaaaataagatcaaagaaaattgagaactgaatcaagtagttaattaaaaagattttgaaaaaagcaattaaaaggatatgattgaaaaatttttatgaaaaagatttgatttttgaaaagaggaaagagaaaaacaacaaagtgacaccaaacttaaaattttagaaaatcaaacacaatttttttttcgaaaattttaagagaaaaacacaaagaggacaccaaacttagaatttttacggatcaaaaagggactaaggacatgcaaaatcgaaaattaaaagaaaagtaaaagcatgcaattgacaccaaacttaaaatatgaaactagactcaactaaaagactctaaaccaataaaaacaaaacagtcctaatctaagcaacaagataagccgtcagttgtccaaactcgaacaatccccggcaacggcgccaaaaacttggtgcacgaaattgcaatcacacttttgcaaccccgcacaactaaccagcaagtgcactgggtcgtccaagtaataccttacgtgagtaagggtcgatcccatggagattgtcggcttgaagcaagctatggttatcttgtaaatcttagtcaggatatcagaaattatcaggattgattgtgaaaagcaaaagaacatgaaataagtacttgttatgcagtaatggagaataggttgaggttttggagatgctccatcttctgaatctctgctttcctactgtcttcttcatcaaacatgcaaggctccttccatggcaagctgtatgtagggtttcaccgttgtcagtggctacctcccatcctctcagtgaaaacgttcctatgctctgtcacagcatggctaatcatctgtcggttctcggtcaggccggaatagaatccattgattcttttgcgtctgtcactaacgccccgcctgctaggagtttgaagcacgtcatagtcattcaatcattgaatcctactcagaataccacagacaaggtttagaccttccggattctcttgaatgccgccatcagttctagcttataccacgaagattctggttaaggaatccaagagatatctactcaatctaaggtagaacggaggtggttgtcaggcacacgttcatagttgagaatgatgatgagtgtcacggatcatcacattcatccggtttaagaacaagtgatatcttagaacggaagcaagcatgattgaataagaacagtagtaatgcattaatccatcaagacacagcagagctcctcacccccaaccaggggtttagagactcataccgtggaaagtacacaaagaaacgtgtaaagtgtcatgaggtacagatacaatgtcaaaagatcctattaatagtaaactagtaacctagggtatacagaaatgagtaaatgacgtaaaaatccacttccgggcccacttggtgtgtgcttgggttgagcaatgaagcattttcgtgtagagaccttttctggagttaaacgccagctttcatgccagtttgggcgtttaactccaagttttatgccagttccagcgtttaacgctggaattcctgagggtgacattgaacgccggtttgggccatcaaatcttgggcaaattatggactatcatatattgctggaaagcccaggatgtctactttccaatgccgttgagagcgcaccaattgggcttctgtagctccagaaaatccacttcgagtgcagggaggtcagaattcaacagcatctgcagtctttttctgtctctgaatcagatttttgctcaggaccctcaatttcagccagaaaatacctgaaatcacagaaaaacacacaaactcatagtaaagtccagaaaagtgaattttagctaaaaactaataaaaatatactaaaaactaactaaatcatactaaaaacatactaaaaacaatgccaaaaagcgtacaaattatccgctcatcaatggagaaaagggaattgatgtgaatagtaatcaagatatatatgtatatatatttttttgaaaagaggaaagataaaaacaacaaagggacaccaaacttaaaatttttcagaaaatcaaacatgaattttcgaaaacctaaagaaaaacacaaagaagacaccaaacttagaatttttaaaagatcaaaaagggactaaggacatgcaaatccgaaaattaaaagaaaaacaaaaacatgcaattgacaccaaacttaaaatatgaaactacactcaaataaaagactcaaaaccaacaaaattaaaacagtcataatctaagcaacaagatagaccgtcagttgtccaaactcgaacaatccccggcaacggcgccaaaaacttggtgcacgaaattgtgatcaatacttttcacaactcaaataatctctagtaatggccccaaagacttggtgctcaataccatggcataaacacaacttcgcacaactaaccagcaagtgcactgggtcgtccaagtaataccttacgtgagtaagggtcgatcccacggagattgtcggcttgaagcaagctatggttatcttgtaactcttagtcaggataccaaaaattatcaggattgattgtgaaaagcaaaagaacatgaaataagtacttgatttgcagtaatggagaataggttgaggtttttggagatgctctgtcttctgaacctctgctttcctactgtcttcttcttcaaacacacaaggctccttccatggcaagctgtatgtagggtttcaccgttgtcaatggctacctcccatcctctcagtggaaatgttcaacgcaccctgtcacggcacggctatccagctatcggttctcgatcatgtcggaatagaatccagtgattcttttgcgtctgtcaccaacgccccacaatcgcgagtttgaagctcgtcacagtcattcaatcattgaatcctactcagaataccacagacaaggtttagacttccggattctcttgaatgccgccatcaattctagcttataccacgaagatttcgattaaataatccaagagatatctactcaatctaaggtagaacggaggtggttgtcaggcacacgttcatagttgagaatgatgatgagtgtcacggatcatcacattcatcaggtttaggaacaagtgatatcttagaatagaagcaagcatgattgaatgaaaaacagtagtaattgcattaatccatcaagacacagcagagctcctcacccccaaccatggggttcagagactcatgccgtagaagatacaatgagaaacgtgtaaagtgtcatgaggtacagatacaatgtcaaaagatcctattaatagtgaactagtaacctagggtttacagaattgaataaatgacagaaaaatccacttccgggcccacttggtgtgtgcttgggctgggCATTGAAGccttttcgtgtagagactctttctggagttaaacgccagcttttataccagcttgggcgtttaactccaatttttatgccagttccagcgttaaacgctgggaattctgaagctgatttgcaacgccggtttgggccatcaaatctcgggcaaagtatggactattatacattgctggaaagtccaggatgtctacttttcaacgccgttgagagcgtgccaattgggcttctgtagctccagaaaatccacttcgagtgcagggaggtcaaaatccaacagcatctgcagtccttttcagcctctaaatcagatttttgctcaggaccctcaatttcagccagaaaatacctgaaatcacagaaaaacacacaaactcatagtaaagtccagaaaagtgaattttaaccaaaaactaataaaaatataataaaaactaactaaaatatactaaaaacatactcaaaacaatgccaaaaagcgtataaattatccgctcatcaccctcTCTCTAACCCACTCTAGCTCGGCCCCTATCTCTCATTCTCGTTCACAAAAGAGAGCAACAACACAACCCTTGTTCCTTGTTCTAGCTAGCTTCTAACTCCGGCGACCATTCGTTTGCCGCTTCTCGCACCGGCAACATCATAGTGTCGTTGCAACTCCTGTCCTTCTTCGTTCTGTTCTGTTTTGGCAATCTAGGTTACTActctatttttaatttctgtttgagttaattttagttttattaatcTGATTTctagttagttagttagaatTAATTTTCTGTTAGTGGATTTTTAAGTGGTTAGGATAAGTTAGATTAGGTTATTAAGTTATGAATTGCTTTGTTTGGATTATTGAATTGAATTGCAGAATATTGTTGCTAGAATTGTTTGAAATTGTCTGAATTATATTGATTCACTATGTTACGACTGGTTTTGCTAAAATTCAATTGCCAAATTATTTGGATTATGCTTGGTTGTTGCTGGTTTTGAATTATTTGTTGCTGGTTTTAAATAATggaattttatttatctttaattgaccaaatcttttgaatttttgaatgaCTGAGACATTTATTTAATAGTACAAGATTAATTAAGTTGGTCCTTTTTAATCCAGTTATATCAACTTTGTATATTTAATTGGTTTTGGGTTATATTAGGAATGAATTTCAAATGTtgaaattaatcttgaggtattAGTTATAAGAATTACATTGGTGTTTGATCTTATTGTTGATTATTTAGTTCTTAACTTAGGGTATTGAACTTGTTTTGAATTTAGGATTTTCTAAAATTCTGAATTTAGGGTATTGAACTTGTTtagtttcaattttaattagaaCATGTTCTGATTTCTATTCTTTATTTAGTTTTGAACATAGAGTACTGAACTTGTTTTGAACTtatgtttttctataattttgaACTTAAGGTACTGAACTTGtgtagttttaattttaattacaacaTTGACGGATTTGTGTTCTTATTTAGTTCTAAACTTAGGGTACTGAACTTATTTTGAACTTAAGGCACTGAACTTGTTCCGATTCTAATTAAAACATGATTTgattatgtttgattgattttgaactagttattataatttataaggTTGATTTTTTgttctgaattttttattattgttgatttgtgttgattattgttgatttaGTTCTCTTTGTTTAATTGGTATGCTCTTTGCAGATATAACGACAGGTTGAGGTGTTGCGGATCAGCCTAGTGATTGTGATCATGGTTGTGGGTGCATCAAATCAGCTGTTCATCATGTTTCCTAACCATAACTACATCCCTGGGTCTATGGCGACGATGCTGCTTCCATCCGCTCAGCACCCTAATGTCTCGGTGACCCCGCCTCTAGTGACAGACACCGCAGCCCAGGAATCCTCTCATGGAAGTGACCCAGCTGATGCCCCTCCATCACCTTCCATCGTACGATTGACAATTCAACCTGATGGCGGAACGACGTAAGTACTACTTTAAGTCTTCTATATGTTGAAAGTGTTTGATTATTGATTTGAGTTTTAATGGGTTTAGGATTATAGGTTTAAACTGTTGAAGTGTTTGATATATCATGATTAGTGATTCTTGATAGTTGATTCTagttttagtggatttagggTTGTAGGTTTAAATTACTGAAAGTGTTTGATATATCCTATTTATTAATTCTAGTTTAGTGGATTTATGGATTTTATTTCTTGATTATTGACTGTTGTTCATTGATTGTTGAAAATTGTTGTTGTTTAAGTTAATTGTTGATGGATAGATTTTCTGGCACATTTCAGTTATAGATGAAACTTTGtcaaaatttctaaaaaattctCTATATATTATGGTTATTTGCTtctgaaattttaatttatattgctATATTAGTTTGTTTGTGAATTATTGATAGGTCTGCACCAAACAACAGCGCATGTACTCAGGAGATGACCAACGTCATCAAGCTAATGTACGACCATCCATAGCCAAGCTATAAGAAGATCCCCTTTAAGACCAGAGAGCGATGATTTCAGAAGTAGGCGGTAAGAACTTAATATAGTCAAAACTTCTTAGCTAGTTTATATCTTCTATTTTGTTTaatatgatatattttgattaactcattttaatttttctttgtgtAGCTGAACTTTATATGGGATAAGGAGCACGATCTCATCATCAAGAAGATATATGACCATCATATGGGAAGGCAGCTGCAACAAATGCTGGAGGATGTATGTTAGAGGCGCGACCACCTCACTTCCTGGCTCTGCCCATAAATCAGGAAGGCTCTGTAAGTTTACTGGGAGACTAAGCATTAGCGTCTCACAAACAGAGCTAACAAGGCATCGGCCAGGTCGTCTAAGTATACCAGCGGCTCAACGACCTTCTTGAAGACTAAAGCCAGGCTGGTATGTAAATTCTctaattttgttattaatttagttatattCTTTGACATATCATTAGTAGGCATCCTAGCATATTGTTTCAATGCAACATGTGTAGTCAAAGTTGTTGGATCGCGATGCAACATTGGCGGAGACCTTCACGTACACCGACACTTTGAAGGAGAATAAGGCGAGATTTACTGTTCAGCGGTCTGCAGATCATTATGTGAGTAAACATATGATCTTGtgatataaaattttcaattaactgTACAGCTGCCGTCCTAATCATAATAACATGAGTTGCACACGAGTCCTACACGCAAAAACTAGAGGCCTCAACTCAACAATCTCAGCAAGTAGGGAGGACGCTAGTGGCTCTACTACTTCAGTCATTGATCCCGATCACCGTTTTGGCGCGAGACCCCTCTGCGCCATACAAGAACTGCGTATACGGGCTGGGGTTGTTCTTCACCAGCAGCCTCTGCACCTCCACGTCCGCCTCTACCACCAGTCAAGCCATCGATCCCGAGGAAGGCATTGATTTGAGGCTGTAGGTGCAAGAGCTCACCCAAAGCCTTCACGAACAGGCTCAGGAGCTAGACGAGACTCAGGAGAGGTATTAGAAGATCCTCACATATGTGACAGACACAGATGAGCTCAGGCTGGAGTGGAGGGAGCAGCTAGAGCGGCTTTAGTAGATGGAGCAATAGATGACAGTGTACCAGGCCTAGATGCGCGCCAGTGGCAGCGATGCTGCTGGTGGGACACAAACATCACTGCCTTCTTTGCCACCTTAGCAGGACCACGAGATTAATGACGACGAAGACTACCAGGATCTTTAGGGTTTAGGGCTTTGTTTTACTGTTTCattatatttgatttattttacttttaatttatttgaacatttgatatttaatattacataattggtttctattatttataattttaccaTTAATTGTGTGAAAActaaatttaaatgaaaaattaaaagaaaaaaattaaaaataaattacgtcacaatttttttttaaaaaaattaacgttATCGTCAGATTTACCGAGAGCATCCAGTAATAATGCGTGAAACTGTATattgtggcgccaacgttaccGTCGAAAAAATCTTTCGGTAACCAAAAGGTTTTTTGGGCAGGTTATCTGTTGCAGAATTCGACGGTAATTAGCGTTGGATGAATAAAATCCGATGATAACTGGTTATCGGTGAGATTTATACCGTCAGATTTCTTCCGACGATAAATCCGTCAGTAATTAACTTACCATtagattttattcatttttttcaacGGTAATTTCGATGGTACTCAGTATTTTTCTTATACTAGTGGTGATGGTGCAACCCCTATATATTTGTTGGTGGTTTTGATTGGAAAACTATAGCGGAGAACGTTCtcataatttcatattttagcATGGATGTTTTAGTGAATtaacactacaaaaaaatatgattaaaatGGCACTAATATTCTGGCAATGTTACTTAACTGCCATATTGTTGGTTCATTTTAACATTTCTCTCTTATGCCATAATATCCTTGCTTAAAGCGCTACATTTTGGCGTTTTATACCCGCCACTGCAattattttaatgtttttttgttttttttttataaaactaaaagagaatATGAGAGTGAAAGCAAGTGATGCTTTTCAACATATGAGTGAGAGTATACGAAACCCTAACAATTGCCTTTGTTCATCTCCACACGACGAGGCCATTGTTGTTGATCTAGTTTTCTATTTCTAATATGAGGGTTTGTCGTCACGATTCATCTTTGCACTACTGTAAGTGACGTTGTTATTGCTACCTGCGATTGAGCTTCTGTGATCTGTTTCTTCAACTTCGATCTGAAGTTTGCCACCGCCACAAGTGGTGCCGTTGTTGCTGGCCTCCAATTGTGCTTCTATGATTTGGTTTTGCTATTTTGTGAATTATTCCTTACTAATTTAATCTActtcatcttttaatttttccttcttcttcatacTTTTAGATGTAGTTCATGCTCTAATAAGAAGAAACAGAGAATGCctgttctttttctttgttgtgTATTTTTACTTTGATTGATCTTCTGCGTTATTGTTCTTGTTGACGAGGTGCTAGAGGTGGTGGAATTTTACCACACGTTCATGATAGAACTGTCTCGACGCGAATGCAGCTCCAACGGAATCATAGAGGCACTGCCACCTCTAGCAAATGCACGTGACATGATCGATGAGATCGAGAACCGCTCATCTTACTTGCTCGTGGTAAGTGCTTTCtgttttttttcatttttcgcTAAATTTACAGTTATTCCCCATGTTACTGTGGAAATCAACTAGTCAAGTCAAGTTTTGATTTCACAGTAAGGTATTAGGGTTTTGATTCTTTGGTGCATGATGATGAGGTTGATGGATAAggttgagaaggagtggtatgTTATGTTAAAACTTATATGTTATGTTAGAGTTGAATCTGGAAACAAAATACGAAAGAAGTTTATTCTGTGAATTAAGTTTCCAGTTTCTACTTGGTTCTTCTTGCTATTTTCTATAATTAAGACAAGATGTTCAAGTCATCCAATTATCCTAGAGGTACAAATCTTAGTGTTTTTTTTCATAGTTTGTGACAAATTTGGTGTGAAATCAAAGTCTTCCACTACATATTAAACTCTCTATGATTGATTATGCAGGCCTTAGAATCTGGCCAGCTAAGTCCAGGTGGAATAATTACTGAAGGGAGTGCTAGTAGAACTGCCATTAGCATTGCCACGGTTGCTCTTGCATTCGCATTCAAATCCCACATTATTATACCCAACGATGCCGCCATTGAGAAGGTAGGTACTTTTGTTATTCTAGTTAAGCATGAAAATTATACACTATTAGGACTACAAAGGCTACCCTGCTGATAGGTCCAAAACTGGTGGTTGGATTCCTGCTGCTCTTATTTTAGGtttataataacaataataacaatcaTTCTCATGGTAATAACCTTAAGCATGTGAAAGAGGAGTTTCTTGGTAATGGTTCATTCATTAAGTTAAAGGTGATATATGTATATACAGATAATTATATACCAGATATAGTGATAATTCTAGTGTCACTTTCTGTTTTGACTTGAAGGAGGAAATTAACAAACAGCATAAAATGGTATATCTGCCATATTAATATCTCATTTTATCTATACTACTGCCAAATGTAAAGTGTCCTTTTTGTTTCCACTGTATCCTTTTTGTACGTATAACATTAACAAACAATAGCAGTAGTTAACAAGCAAGTTGTAGCCTTGTTCACTGTAAGTGACGACAACACAAAAAAGATTGGTGTAGAGACAATTCAAGGTCCCTTTTACATGTAATTGCATAAGCATAATTGTATTGCTTGTTCCTTCAAATTCCAATTcaaataaatttcttttttgttttattattttattttatcctcATGGACTCCTTCCTGTACTCTTCAACTTATATATATGTAACTTGTCGTCTATGTGGGCTATAATTTGTATATTAGATTATGTCATTGAAAGCACTTaataatttctttaatttagttatctaattattatgtttatgtCTTTTTTCTTTCCATCCATTCTAGAGAATGTCATAAGATCTATgaaaaatcattcttcaaactTTGAAACATGCCACAAAGAGCATACCTGTAGCATATACTTATTTCACAAGTTGCATTTCTAAAATGATATCTTATATATGCGCATGCATTTACAGATTTATATCAATTTCcatgatatatatttttttcctgTGTCTGTCTGTCTTCTTTTCCAATTGTGTTCCAGTAGATGCATATGCATattcattgaaaaaaaattcagccatttaaatttcaattaaatGTTTGGGGTAAACTATGGATATTGGAATCATTTGTAGCTGAAAGCTTTGTAAGAACAACAGAAAGAGACTGTATAGTTGCAGGGGTTGTGAAGCTAATTTTTTTACCTAAATTTTCTTAATCCGAAAATtgtttcatttttatctttgtAAAAAATGTAAAATGCAGGGAGAAGACATTAGAAAAAGAGGTCAAGAAAATAATTGATAGACAGGGATCTGCAGTTAAGTCAATTGCAAAAGATTCAGATTCATTTAATGAGGTATGTTTTCCTgcttcaaaattattttatcagtGTATGCTGCTTCCAATAAGTTGATTTGAGTCTGCAAAGCTAGATTTTGAGGGTTAATATGGTTTTTTGATAAGTTATTGTTAGGCTTTATTTGGTTTTAACATGGTAGGTTGAGCTATCTTCCTAGCCTTTTATGCTGTCAGTGATAAGGCAGTGTCAACTTATCCAGATGATTTTAATTTATGCCTTATCTCTACCATTTCTCAGGCATTGAAAAGTGTTAAAGAAGCTGTGACAAGACTCCAAAAGTTGCTTCAAGAGTTACATGTATCAAGCTCTATTTTTGGAAAAGAGCATATAAAAGCAGATGCTTTAAAGATATTTTGGcagaagatattttgaaattgggCAGCCAGAAAGGAAGAAACAAGATCataatattatgttatttttcttACTTTCAAGGTATTATCCAAGCTAGTTACCTTGTTTTATGTATGAGATGTATGTGACACTGTTAAAAATTGGAGCCAATCTAAGTGAAGacatttagaattaaaaaatcatgttatattttatattttatttgtattgaagttattacttttgatttccAATACTAAAAAttctatattatatttaatactTTATTTATGAATTACGTAATATTTTGTTTATAGGCTATGATTTCTTGTTattataaaatttcaaacaaaaaaattatttgtttaacACGGTAAAAACGACGGTTAAAACTACCTTTTTAAACGATAAAAAATGTTACTTTTATCCGGTAAAAACGGAAGCTTGTAATTGTCATTTTAAATAACATGAAAAGCCATTTTTACCATGTAAAAACGGCGTTTAAAAAATGCCGTTTTAACCAATAAAAATGCCACTACCAAGGTAAAAATGGCAGTTCAAAATGCTATTTTAACCAACCAAAAATGCCGTTTTAATCCAGTAAAAACGGCGGTTTCAAATGCCATTTTAACCAACCAAAAATGCCACTCTGCCAAGGTAAAAATGGTGGTTCATAAACGCCATTTTAACCAACCAAAAATGCCGTTTTATCCTGAAAATAATGGTAGTTTGTACCGCCATTTTAACCAACAAAAAATGCCATTTTATCTGGAAATACCGCCGTTTTAACCCAACTCAAGAACCGCCGTTTTAACCAGGTAATTGTGGTGGTTTTTTGAAAACCGCCGTAATAACCAATGGCGCTTCAAATTATGGCGGTTTTTTTTTAGCGCTGTTCAAGGTAATAATGGCGGTTCAAACCGCTGAAATAACCCTAAAAAACTGCCGTAATTACCAAGTTTTTTGTAGTGTAAAGCAggtttttttaaaagatacttttCAAAAATGTTGTGACTTGGACAACGGTGATTTTTGGCCTGCATAAAATGAATTTTATGAGCATAGTTTGAAGTTGTTTGCGAAACACCTTGCAGGACAATGAGTCCTAATTCTATGACCTATTTGAGCTCACTTATGGCGGTGACTACAATCCTAATGCAGttagatttctgcatcaaaaGTGCTttatgttgtaaaataaataaataagaaagagaaaataaatatgaaataagGAGATGTAAATAGATAAATCTAGTATTAATGTTCACCACAATTAATATCTTAATATAATAGaaattattcatatatatatatatatatatatatatatatatatatatatatatatatatatatatatatatatatgtagtaatgtataaataaaagagagaaaagagtgTTTATATATTATCATAACATGTAAAGAAAGAGAAGAGTGCTTTAATTGTACTCTTATTTATACATGCATAAAGTCCCCATTTTCCACCTTCATTAAATGTCATTTCTCTTGGTAACATGGCATTTCACCACGCAAAAGTTGAGCCGCCCATGTTAAATGGGCATCCATCTCAtacttatcacaacactcccccttaaatgaccatttaggattatactgcattaaaaccttactaaagaaaaatccaatagaaaaaaattttagtgaaggaaaaagagtacaatatccattgtgatggggactgcctcattaaaaaccttgtcaagaaaaattcaatagggagaaaaacctgaccaaggaaaaatGAGTACAGTCTCCCCATTTTACCAACATTATTTTATATCTCGAAATCAATAATGCATCCCAATTTGATGTTCCAATTTTTCAAAGGAGAATTTCGgaagtgactttgtaaataaaattGCCAGATTATCGCTTGAGTGGATCTATTGGACATCAATTGTtccttgattttgaaaatcatgaatgaagaagaatttgggagaaata is a window from the Arachis stenosperma cultivar V10309 chromosome 3, arast.V10309.gnm1.PFL2, whole genome shotgun sequence genome containing:
- the LOC130966790 gene encoding cysteine synthase 2-like, whose translation is MIELSRRECSSNGIIEALPPLANARDMIDEIENRSSYLLVALESGQLSPGGIITEGSASRTAISIATVALAFAFKSHIIIPNDAAIEKGEDIRKRGQENN